In the genome of Capra hircus breed San Clemente chromosome 5, ASM170441v1, whole genome shotgun sequence, one region contains:
- the RND1 gene encoding rho-related GTP-binding protein Rho6: protein MKERRAPQPVVARCKLVLVGDVQCGKTAMLQVLAKDCYPETYVPTVFENYTACLETEEQRVELSLWDTSGSPYYDNVRPLCYSDSDAVLLCFDISRPETVDSALKKWRTEILDYCPSTRVLLIGCKTDLRTDLSTLMELSHQKQAPISYEQGCAIAKQLGAEIYLEGSAFTSEKSIHSIFRTASMVCLNKPSPMPPKSPVRSLSKRLLHLPSRSELISSTFKKEKAKSCSIM, encoded by the exons ATGAAGGAGAGACGGGCCCCCCAGCCAGTCGTGGCCAGATGTAAGCTCGTTCTGGTGGGAGATGTGCAGTGTGGGAAGACAGCAATGTTACAGGTGTTGGCCAAGGACTGCTATCCCGAG ACGTATGTGCCCACTGTGTTTGAGAATTACACAGCCTGCTTGGAGACAGAGGAACAGAGAGTGGAGCTCAGTCTCTGGGACACTTCAG GATCTCCCTACTATGACAATGTCCGTCCACTCTGCTACAGTGACTCGGACGCAGTATTACTGTGCTTTGATATCAGCCGTCCAGAGACTGTGGACAGTGCACTCAAGAAG TGGAGGACGGAAATCCTTGACTATTGTCCCAGCACCCGTGTCTTGCTTATTGGTTGTAAGACCGACCTGAGGACAGACCTGAGCACTCTGATGGAGCTGTCACACCAGAAGCAGGCGCCCATCTCTTatgagcag GGCTGTGCCATTGCCAAGCAGCTGGGTGCAGAAATATACCTGGAAGGCTCGGCTTTCACCTCAGAGAAGAGTATCCACAGCATCTTCCGGACAGCGTCCATGGTGTGTCTGAACAAACCCAGCCCGATGCCCCCGAAGAGCCCTGTCCGAAGCCTCTCCAAGCGACTGCTCCATCTCCCCAGCCGTTCTGAACTCATCTCTTCCACCTTCAAGAAGGAAAAGGCCAAAAGCTGTTCCATTATGTGA